In Desulfonispora thiosulfatigenes DSM 11270, the DNA window TGAAGCTACTTCAGCCCTTGACCCGCAAACTACTCACTCAATTTTACAATTATTAAAATCAATTAATGAAAAATTCAAAATAACGATAGTTCTAATTACTCATGAAATGGAAGTTATCAAAACCGTATGTAATGAAGTTGCTGTTATTGAAGGTGGCCATATTGTGGAAAAAGGTAGGGTTTTAGATATTTTCACTAATCCTAAGCATCCTACTACTCAAACCTTTTTAGGACATAATGATAAGAAATTGCCTGCTAGCGTATTAAAGGATTTACTAGGTTTTATCCTTAGTATAACCTTTTTAGGACCTAGCGCAAAAGAACCTTTAGTAGCTATTTTACAACAAGAATTAAACTTATCTCCTAATATTTTATGGGGTAAAATAGAAACAATCCAAGATACAACGGTTGGTCATCTAATTCTACATATAAAAGGAACAGATGACGAAAGACAAAAAGCTTCAAAACTTCTTGAAAGTAAAGGAGTTAGTGTGGAGGTTTTAAAACATGCTTGAATTTTTTAGTTTTATCCCGAATATAAATTTAATCATTGATGGAGTTTGGCAAACTCTTTATATGCTCTTTGCATCAGTAATAATTTCACATATTATTGGAGTGCCTTTAGGTATTTTATTAGTTGTAACTGATGAAAAACATATATTACCGTTCCCAGCATTTAATAAAATCTTAGGAATTATCATTAATATTGGTAGATCAATTCCCTTTATAATTCTATTAGTTGCTATTATTCCATTTACAAGATGGTTAGTAGGTTCAAGTATTGATACTACTGCCTCAATAGTTCCCTTAACTGTAGGTGCTATTCCCTTAGTAGCAAGAATGGTCGAAAGTTCTCTTAAAGAGATTTCATGGGGTTTAATCGAAGCAGCTTTAAGTATGGGTGCTTCTCCTATGCAAATTATTTTTAAAGTTTTATTACCTGAGTCTTTACCATCTTTAATTTTAGGAGCAACAATAACTGCAGTAACCTTGGTAAGTTTCTCGGCTATGGCTGGAGCTATTGGTGGTGGAGGATTAGGAGATATTGCTGTTCGTTACGGTTATCATCGGCATCAAACTGATGTAATGTGGTTTTCTATTGTAATTCTGACTGTACTTGTACAAATAATGCAGGTTTTCGGGGAATTCCTTTCCCAAAAAATAAGAAAAAGCTAAGGAGGATTATTAATGAATTTCAAGAAAATTATTTCCATCACTATCATCTTGCTTTTAGCAGT includes these proteins:
- a CDS encoding methionine ABC transporter ATP-binding protein, encoding MIKINELTKIYGTGKGSVKAIDNISLDIKKGDIYGIIGLSGAGKSSLIRCINLLEKPTKGSIKINDVDIVKLKNPVVRKIRQKIGMIFQHFNLLSSRTVLENIMLPLEVADIPKDKRLERATELLKLVNLEDKANMYPSQLSGGQKQRVGIARAIANEPDILLCDEATSALDPQTTHSILQLLKSINEKFKITIVLITHEMEVIKTVCNEVAVIEGGHIVEKGRVLDIFTNPKHPTTQTFLGHNDKKLPASVLKDLLGFILSITFLGPSAKEPLVAILQQELNLSPNILWGKIETIQDTTVGHLILHIKGTDDERQKASKLLESKGVSVEVLKHA
- a CDS encoding methionine ABC transporter permease, which produces MLEFFSFIPNINLIIDGVWQTLYMLFASVIISHIIGVPLGILLVVTDEKHILPFPAFNKILGIIINIGRSIPFIILLVAIIPFTRWLVGSSIDTTASIVPLTVGAIPLVARMVESSLKEISWGLIEAALSMGASPMQIIFKVLLPESLPSLILGATITAVTLVSFSAMAGAIGGGGLGDIAVRYGYHRHQTDVMWFSIVILTVLVQIMQVFGEFLSQKIRKS